CCTCGCGTGAACGCGGTCGCGCCATGGGTTGGCGGCCGCGATCGCGCGCCAGGCGCGTTCGGGTAAAAGAGCCGCGGTTTTCCCGCACATAGTCATCGAAATTGATTCGCTTCATGGTTCCAGCCCGCTCAAAATCTTCTGCAAGGTATCTCCCACTCCCTCATCAGCCGCCCGGCAGCGCAAATAGTCAAAATCCACCTCGTCGAAATGCAGGGCGAGCAGCTGCTCGGCCCACTCGCCGTCACGCGCCGAACGCCAATGGACAAAAGCGTTGAGCCGATCGATGATCAAATCCTCCAAACCGATGAGGTAAACCAACCGATCGTCGATTTCGACTTCGGTCACGCGCGATCGATCTCCGGCCAGAACCGAGCCGGGAATCTCCACGGCCAGGTCCAACTCTTCGCTGAACCAATGCCGCCCCTCGCGGGTAAAGCCCATAGCGGCCAGACAGCGGTCGACCTCAGCCCGCTCGGCGACCACCAGGTCGATATCGGCGGTGGCATAGCCGCCCAGCGTGTAGAACTCCACCGCATTGCCACCGACAATGACGGGCCGCACCCCGACAGGCACCAAGGCCTCGCCCAGAACGCCCATGAAATAGAGCCGGCGTTGCCAACCTGCCGGAATCGCCTTTAATTTCTCAAGAATTTCAGCTTGCATGGGCAAAAGGATAGCATACCCCCCCACCGCCCGCAAAATCCGTTCGACCAACTCCGGCAACGCGTCCGTCACCCTCGGCGACAAAATCGTCCCCGGCGCTACACATGCAGGCTGCACACCCACCAGCAGCATCTCCGGCAGCGGTCCGAGTTCCCGTCCCAGAGCCAGCACTTGAGGCAAGCCGGTTTCATGCAGGGAGAGCGCGCCTTGCTCGGCCGCATCCACCTGATTTAAATCAAAGCAGCCGATGGCGCCCGGCGCCCGCCCCATCTCCACGGCATCCACGAAAATCACCCGCGTCGCGCCCTCCATAAGATGCAATAAAGTTATTCCGCCGGTGCCCCCATCCAGAACCTCGACGTCGGCCGGCAGAGTCAATCGCGCAAGACGCTCCACCACGGCAATGCCGACCCCATCATCACCCATCAGGGGGTTACCGAGGCCAATGATGCTGGTCCGTGGTCCGTGGTCCATGGTCCGTGGTCTCAGTTCAAATTCCATGCAGTTTACGAATCTTTTCTCACAAGATTTTAGCAACGGACAACAGACAACGGACTACTGACATTTTCACACATACTCAACCTTGACCAGATGGGTCGAACAGCTGATGCACGGATCATAGGCGCGGATGAGCATTTCCAGCTGGAGAGTGATTTCTTCCTGGGGCAGGTGCAACAGTTGGGGTACCAGTGCACGCAGGTCGGCTTCGATGTTGCCGAGGTTCTGCGCGGTGGGGATGATGCAGTTGGCGGCGCTGATACGGCCGTCGGCGTCGTAGGTATAGGCGTGAAACAGAGTGCCGCGCGGCGCTTCCACCGCGCCGGCGCCCCGTCCGCCACCGGGCGGCACCCAGATGGATTCGGCACGGATGCCCTTGAGCAGCAGAGTGTCGATGAGATGAATGGCCTCTTCGAAAAAATGCACAACTTCCGTCAGGCGCGCCAGGTTGCCATGATAGGGATTGGTGGTGGCCGCATCGAGGCGCAGGACGGCCGCGACCTTTTTCGCCATGGGTGAGAGCTTATCGGAGGCGTTGCGGAATCGCGCCAGAGGACCGACCATGAGAGTGTCGCGCGAGGCACGAGCGAACTTGGCGTTGGCGTAGGGCTTGAAATATTCCGTCAGAATGTCTGCAAAATCAGCGACCGGCGCGTCGATTCCGTCGCTGGAGACCATGCGTTCGCCGAGACCGGGATAACCCTGGTCGGCGGCGAGGCTCAGATATTCCGTGTCGCGCGCCATCTCGGGGACGGCAAAAGAGGCGAACATGGCCACCGTCTCCTCCAGATCAGCAAGGGCCGCCACCAGGCGCCGGCGCAGCTCCTTGAGATCCTGCGCCGCGGGCAGCGCGGAAAAGCCACCGACGCGCGGCGTCACCGGATGCACCGGTCGTCCGCCGACAATCCGCACCAGATCGTTGGCCACCTTTTTCAGGCGCAGAGCGCG
This genomic stretch from Geoalkalibacter ferrihydriticus DSM 17813 harbors:
- a CDS encoding hydrogenase maturation protease, with protein sequence MEFELRPRTMDHGPRTSIIGLGNPLMGDDGVGIAVVERLARLTLPADVEVLDGGTGGITLLHLMEGATRVIFVDAVEMGRAPGAIGCFDLNQVDAAEQGALSLHETGLPQVLALGRELGPLPEMLLVGVQPACVAPGTILSPRVTDALPELVERILRAVGGYAILLPMQAEILEKLKAIPAGWQRRLYFMGVLGEALVPVGVRPVIVGGNAVEFYTLGGYATADIDLVVAERAEVDRCLAAMGFTREGRHWFSEELDLAVEIPGSVLAGDRSRVTEVEIDDRLVYLIGLEDLIIDRLNAFVHWRSARDGEWAEQLLALHFDEVDFDYLRCRAADEGVGDTLQKILSGLEP
- a CDS encoding Ni/Fe hydrogenase subunit alpha — its product is MNIEIKHLARMEGHANLVVDTLNGELKECRLEIVESPRFFEVMLKGRHYSDVAPIAARICGVCSVSHTLASLAATENALGVKVSAQAQGLRRLLSYGENLQSHLLHLYFMAVPDYLGVPSLLPLAKTRRDLVARALRLKKVANDLVRIVGGRPVHPVTPRVGGFSALPAAQDLKELRRRLVAALADLEETVAMFASFAVPEMARDTEYLSLAADQGYPGLGERMVSSDGIDAPVADFADILTEYFKPYANAKFARASRDTLMVGPLARFRNASDKLSPMAKKVAAVLRLDAATTNPYHGNLARLTEVVHFFEEAIHLIDTLLLKGIRAESIWVPPGGGRGAGAVEAPRGTLFHAYTYDADGRISAANCIIPTAQNLGNIEADLRALVPQLLHLPQEEITLQLEMLIRAYDPCISCSTHLVKVEYV